In Macrotis lagotis isolate mMagLag1 chromosome 8, bilby.v1.9.chrom.fasta, whole genome shotgun sequence, a single genomic region encodes these proteins:
- the LOC141495105 gene encoding large ribosomal subunit protein eL21-like, with the protein MTNTKGKRRGTRYMFSRPFQKHGVIPLATYMRIYKKGDIVDIKGMGTVQQGMPHKCYHGKTVRVYNVTQHAVGIVVNKQVKGKILAKRINVRLEHIKHSKSRDSFLKQVKENDQKKKEAKEKGTWVQLKRQPAPPREAHFVRTNGKEPELLEPIPYEFMA; encoded by the coding sequence atgacaaacacaaaaggaaaaaggagagggactcGATACATGTTTTCTAGGCCCTTTCAAAAACATGGTGTCATCCCTCTGGCCACATATATGCGCATATACAAGAAAGGTGATATTGTAGATATCAAGGGTATGGGCACAGTTCAGCAAGGAATGCCCCACAAATGTTACCATGGCAAGACTGTACGAGTCTATAATGTTACACAGCATGCTGTAGGCATTGTTGTAAACAAACAGGTTAAGGGCAAGATTCTAGCCAAGAGAATTAATGTGCGTCTTGAGCATATTAAGCACTCTAAGAGCAGAGATAGCTTCCTGAAGcaagtaaaggaaaatgatcagaagaagaaagaagccaaagaaaaagGCACTTGGGTTCAACTAAAACGTCAGCCTGCTCCACCCAGAGAAGCACACTTTGTGAGAACCAATGGCAAGGAACCTGAGCTGTTGGAACCAATCCCCTATGAATTCATGgcataa